The nucleotide window TTATGTTCGTAGTGGTTTAGACTGTGTACAGCATATGTACATCTCATTGTTGAAGTAAATGGGGAACTGATGTGGTATTGTGTGTcctcagtaaacacacacatacacacacacacacacacacacactggggaacTGATATGGTATTGTGTGTcctcagtaaacacacacacacacacacacacacacacacacacacacacacacactggggaacTGATATGGTATTGTGTGTcctcagtaaacacacacacacacacacacacacacacacacacacacacacacactggggaacTGATATGGTATTGTGTGTCCTCAGTAAACTATGTGCTGCTGCAGCGTACATGCTGGGTACTCTGACAATCAGAATacactactctgtgtgtgtgtgtgtgtgtgtgtgtgtgtgtgtgtgtgtgtgtgtgttaggaatgCTGCTGGCTGTGTTCTCCAAGTCCATGTCCACCTCAGTGGTGGTGCGTGGGGGTCAGACGGTCCAGATGAACTGCTCATTTAGTGTAAAGGAGACGGGATTCACCTCAGTCACCTGGCTGAGACAATCCAACCGGTCCGCTCCAGTTTCCATCATCACTGTTTTTTATAGCCAGCATGAGACAAGCACCCCAACTTACCACAACGGATTCAGCAGTCAGCGCTTCACATGTACTCTGGCCAACAGCATCTGTGTGTTAGAGATCagaaatgtgagtgtgtctgattCTGGACTTTACTACTGTGGGTACCAGCCAGGGGACACCATGATCTATTGCAACGCCACCTACCTAACCATCACAGGTATTGCCTTTCTGTATttcttacactgtgtgtgtgtgtgtgtgtgtgtgtgtgtgtgtgtgtgtgtgtgtgcgtgtgcgtgtgcgtgtgcgtgtgcgtgtgcgtgtgcgtgtgcgtgtgtgtgtttgagtacgtatacatgtacatatacgagtacatactgtatttggaaACATCATCCTGACTCCTCTTGTTTGCACCACAGCATCTGTAGAAAAGACTGACACGGCACctacagagaaagcaaaagaagaaggtatgtgtgtgtgcgtgtgtgtgtgtgtgttttgttgatgAGTTGACTCACAATAGAGCTGAAAATACAGTGAAATATGTTTGTTGGACTGAGCACCAGAGAGAGGGTTGAGTTTAAGGGTTGTACAGTATCTGGGGCCTGAGTCAGACGGAacactctccctcctttttAAAGAGTGgaactctctttctcctctttaaaGGGAAGAGCGGAACACTAGCTTCTAGTGTTTTAACATGAAGGAAAGATTAAGGATGTTTTAGATGCAAGAGTATGTACAatacaacatgtgtgtgtgtgtgtgtgtgtgtgtgtgtgtgtgttttaacatgAAGGAAAGATTAAGGATGTTTTAGATGCAAGAGTATGTACaatacaaaatgtgtgtgtgtgtgtgtgtgtgtgtgtgtgtgtgtgtgtgtgtgtgtgtgtgcatgtgtgttttaacatGAAGGAAAGATTAAGGATGTTTTAGATGCAAGAGTATGTACAatacaacatgtgtgtgtgtgtatgtgtggatgtgtgtgtgtgtgtgtgtgtgtgtgaaggaaagaTTAAGGATGTTTTAGATGCAAGAGTATGTACaatacaaaatgtgtgtgtgtgtgtgtgtgtgtatgtacaatacaaaatgtaaaatatatccTTTATTTCACCTGCTGTAGTTCACATTTacttcaaatcacacacacacacacacacacacacacacacatacacatacacatacacatacacatacacatacacatacacatacatacacacacacacacacaaacacacacacagttatatataaatataaatatgggTTGTGTGGAACCATGGTTCTATTCCTGGGGGTTCTCCTTGTTATTGTCAGTTCtgcagtgggtgtgtgttctcttcctGCAGGATGGTTCTGCAGTGGGGTGTGTGGAACCGTGGTTCTAGTCCTGGGGGTTCTCAGTGCTGTTCTCAATCTGGTGCTGGTCCTCCTGATCCTGACCAAACGCAGAGCTGGACAGAACACAGGTGCGTCaggttgtagtgtgtgtgtgtgtgtgtgtgtgtgtgtgtgtgtgtgtgtgtgtgtgtgtgtgtgtgtgtgtgtgtgtgtgtgtgtgtgcgtgcgtgcgtgcgtgcgtgcgtgcgtgcgtgcatgcgtgtttgtgagtgtgtgtgtgtgttttgtgcatcaggttttagtgtgtgtctgtgtgtgttttgtgcatcaGGTTTTAgtgtgtttatggtgtgtgtgtgtgtgtgtgcgttttgtgCATCAGGTTTTAGTATGGGGGTTTAAATGTGTTGCGTACATGCCATGGCAGTGATGTATGTTGTAATGAGTCATTAATGTGCAGGAGCTTTTAGCATTTTACACACAGCTGTAGACGGCTGATTTCTCTACAGTCATTTAGAGAAGATAAACAAGtaacatttccacacacacacacacacacacacacacacacacacacacactaaagattATTAGAGGAGATAAACAAGTAACatttccacagacacacacacacacacacacacacacacacacacactcactaaagaTTATTAGAGAAGATAAACAagtaacatttccacaggttgCCGCTTTTGTGGCACAATGAAATGCTAAATAAACAACCACTCCTAAATAAATGTACAATAGTGTTCAGAATGTTCAGAAGCCTATCAGCTATTTTCTTGTAGCGTTCAGAGGTTATCACCCCACACTGAGCTGTAatgtaaaggagttgtgtattAGGAGAGAACGATGCCCTTCGCTGTTGGACTGTAatgtaaaggagttgtgtattAGGAGAGAACGACGCTCTTCACTGTTGGACTGTAatgtaaaggagttgtgtattAGGAGAGAACGATGCCCTTCGCTGTTGGACTGTAatgtaaaggagttgtgtattAGGAGAGAACGACACCCTTTGCTGTTGGACTGCAatgtaaaggagttgtgtattAGGAGAGAACGACACCCTTTGCTGTTGGACTGTAatgtaaaggagttgtgtattAGGAGAGAACAATACGCTTCACTGTTGGCTTTCTCAGGTTCATTCAGAccgttacattacatttggctgtgtGCGttgatcatttttattttttaaagcctgATATTCCTACACAGAGATCTTATCTTTTAAAGATCTTTGTATTATGTCGGACTCCCAGATGTACCGTTAACTTCAAAGATGTTTGTAGAGATGTTGTGTTTTATCAGCAAATAATCCAAACTGATCATCTCTTAATCTGTGATCATCTGTGTGTCTTGTTTCTCTATCCAGAGTCCAGAGGTCAGCCTCACTCTCCCCCTGCacaggtgagtctgtgtgtgtgtgtgtgtgtgtgtgtgtgtgtgagcaagagagagagaaagacagagagagataaagaaagagaaatgtgtTCATCCTTTGTCTGatcatattttatttgtttgagtgttgtactttgagagcaaaaattaaccagagtcaaattcccattttttattttttgtttttacgcaaacctggccaataaaatCCTGATTCTGAGTTTAAGTCTAATTAACCCCGTGAGTGACCCCATGtgtcgatagatagatagggatGATGTGTTGCTGTGAGTTGATTGGTAGACCTGCGTTCTTTTCACTAAATTCTAAAATGGCTGCTAAAATGACGTGTCAGCATTAGAATGTGCTTGTGCTGTAATGCAGATCCCATTTTAATAACCAAGAACGTTCATGGATGTTTACTGTACGTCTATAGACATCCCAAACACATTCCCTGGCATTTCCTTAGAGATCTGTTTCTGGACAAACAGCATGTTCCACTCCTGATGGTCACCATTGCACAGTTAAGAGCTGCATGATACCGCACTAGTCATACTGAAACCATcctttgtattttgtgtgtgtgtgtgtgtgtgtgtgtgtgtgtgtgtgtgtgtgtgtgtgtgtgtgtgtgtgtgtttgtgtgtgtgtgtgtttgtgtgtttgtgtgtttgtgtgtttgtgtgtgtgtgtgtgtgtgtgtgtgtgcgtgtgtgcgtgtgtgtgtgtgtgtgtgtgtgtgtgtgtgtaatgtttcagGCTCAGGATTCAGACTCTCTGAACTATGCAGCTTTGAGCTTCTCtggcaagaagaagaaaaggagcAACTTCAACCTCCAGCCCGACAACCCACATGTCATATACGCTGCCACTAGATAAACACGCATTGCACGCACTGTTCTATTGTATGTGCCATCCATTTATAATAAAATCTGTTGCATTCAACAGCATTTTGagacttttttattttttaattgtgtATTGCATATTGAATAAATAACTTgtgttctatgtgtgtttgtgatggcatgtccctgtgtgtgtgtgtgtgtgtgtgtgtgtgtgtgtgtgtgtgtgtgtgtgtgtgtgtgtgtgtgtgtgtgtgtgtgagtgagtgagtgtgcaatGACACGAGCCGTGTGATCACTCCCTGAGTTTAGTTAAATGTACTCCTGTCTCTGCCTTCCCTGAGCCCATGGTAACCTACGGTAACCCCAGTGCTTCCTCTTGACTCCTGAGTGATGTTTTCTACAGCACAGCATCTCCCCCTGCTGGTGAGAAACTGAATGGCAGGTAACTCTTCAGAGACCGCAGTTACAGAGATGAGACATCATAGCACCACACCAGCCGCAgaccctcactgtgtgtgtactgtgtgtgtgtgtgtgtgtgtgtgtgtgtgtgtgtgtactgtgtgtgctgtgtgtgtactgtgtgtgtactgtgtgtgtgtgtgtgtgtgtgtgtgtgtgtgtgtactgtgtgtgtgctgtgtgtgtactgtgagtgtactgtgtgtgtgtgtgtgtgtgtgtgtgtgtgtgtgtgtgtgtgtgctgtgtgtgtactgtgtgtgtgtgtgtactgtgtgtgtactgtgtgcgtgtgggtgtactatgtgtgtgtgtgtgtgtgtgtgtgtgtgtgtgtgtgtgtgtgtgtgctgtgtatgtactgtgtgtgtgctgtgtgtgtactgtgtgtgtgcgctgtgtgtgtgtgtgtactgtgtgtgtgggtactgtgtgtgtactgtgtgtgtgggtactgtgtgtgtactgtgtgtgtgtgtactgtgtgtgtactgtgtgtgtgtgtgctgtgtgtgtactgtgtgtgtactgtgtgtgtactgtgtgtgtgtgtactgtgtgtgtgtgtgctgtgtgtgtactgtgtgtgtgtgtactgtgtgtgtactgtgtgtgtgtgtactgtgtgtgtactgtgtgtgtgtgtactgtgtgtgtgtgctgtgtgtgtactgtgtgtgtactgtgtgtgtgtgtgctgtgtgtgtgctgtgtgtgtactgtgtgtgtgtgtactgtgtgtgtgtgtactgtgtgtgtgtgtgtactgtgtgtgtgtgtgtactgtgtgtgtgtgtactgtgtgtgtactgtgtgtgtgggtactgtgtgtgtgtgtgtgtactgtgtgtgtgtgtactgtgtgtgtgtgtactgtgtgtgtatgtgtactgtgtgtgtactgtgtgtgtactgtgtgtgtatgtgtactgtgtgtgtactgtgtgtgtactgtgtgtgtatgtgtactgtgtgtgtactgtgtgtgtactgtgtgtgtactgtgtgtgtatgtgtactgtgtgtgtactgtgtgtgtactgtgtgtgtatgtgtactgtgtgtgtactgtgtgtgtactgtgtgtgtactgtgtgtgtactgtgtgtgtgtgtactgtgtgtgtactgtgtgtgtgtgtactgtgtgtgtactgtgtgtgtactgtgtgtgtactgtgtgtgtgtgtactgtgtgtgtactgtgtgtgtatgtgtactgtgtgtgtactgtgtgtgtactgtgtgtgtactgtgtgtgtgtgtactgtgtgtgtactgtgtgtgtgtgtactgtgtgtgtactgtgtgtgctcCATCCATACTGACCTTAAGGCCGGCGGCCACTGGACACGGCGTTCAGCGATGTGGGCTtggcgcaggattttagaacagttttctatccCTGTGTGGCtactgcgcggcagacgtttccagtgggctttgctccgttaaaaacaatggagttctaatgtGTTTATTGACGCAGCGCACCGCGTACGTGTCCAGTGGGTGCCGGCCTTTACTCTACTGCCCTGCATTCTGTTACAGCCTTTACTCTACTGCCCTGCATTCTGTTCTCACGCTTCAGCTTGTGTTCCTTTATGTTTTACACATCCACAAACATCCatactcatctcatctctactgAATACTCCATCCATACtcacctcatctcatctctactgAATACTCCATCCATACtcacctcatctcatctctactgAATACTCCATCCATACtcacctcatctcatctctactgAATACTCCATCCATACtcacctcatctcatctctactgAATACTCCATCCATACtcacctcatctcatctctactgAATACTCCATCCatactcatctcatctctactgAATACTCCATCCatactcatctcatctcatctctactgAATACTCCATCCatactcatctcatctcatctctactTAATACTCCGTCCatactcatctcatctctactgAATACTCCATCCATACTCACCTCATCTCTACTGAATACTCCATCCatactcatctcatctctactgAATACTCCATCCATACTCACCTCATCTCTACTGAATACTCCATCCATACTCACCTCATCTCTACTGAATACTCCATCCAGTTCTGTGTAGAACCGCAGGTgtaacaggaagagagagcgctgctgctactgctgctgctgctactgcagccTGAACAGACCCTCTGTGGCCACCAGAGGGCGCACTTGGACAAATACAGGAGTGAGTGTCAGTCCTCTGCTGTTCTGAACGCCTTTAGAAACTCAACTCCCaaagtttacccacctcttactttaccactacacccctgcacacacacacacacacacacacacacgcacgcatgcacgcacgcacgtacgcacgcacgcacgcacgcacgcacgcacgcacgcacgcacgcatgcatgcacgcacgcacacacacacacacacacacacacaaacacacacacacacgtatacaaacATTTGTATGAGTCCGGAGGTACAGGTatacatgtccacacacacacacacacacacacacacacacacacacacacacacacacacacagacacacacacacacacacacactctctgacccctccttccctccccttctGTCATCTGTGTCACTCTATCCTCTCTGGTCTCTCAtatcaattctctctctccttcagtgtGCGTCTACGAGAGGGGGCGGGGgtatgggtggtgtgtgtgtctatgtgtgtgtgtgtgtgtgtgtgtgtgtgtgtgtgtgtgtgtgtgtgtgtgtgtgtgtctgtgtgtctgtatgtgtgtgtgtgtgtgtgtgtgtgtgtgtgtgtgtgtgagtgtgtgtgtctatgtatgtgtgtgtgtgtgtgtgtgtgtgtgtgtgtgtgtgtgtgtgtgtgtgtgtgtgtctgtgtgctggagGAGTCTTGTGTTTGCTTTGGCCTCAGCCACTCGAGACCGGATCACTTCACAGGaaatgctctctccctccatctctctctaaatctctctctccctctatctctctcttcatctctccctccatctctctccctccatctctccccccatctccctccatctctctctccctccatctctctctccatctctctctccctccgtctccctctaaatctctctctccctccatctctctccatctctctgtcgctctaaatctctctttctctccatctgcctctatctaaatgtattctgtctctcccttcctctctctgtctctccatttccAATGTCCAATGCAACTCAGTGATCTCTATTGGCATGACTGATATGCTGGAGTCATTCAGAGCAGTAGGCTGAACAGCAGTGATCATGATGATGACAGTAATAGTGTGTAGGATTTTATGATCATGTTGATGACAGTATAGTGTGTATGATTTTATATGATGATGACAGTAATAGTGTGTATGATTTTATATGATGATGACAGTAATAGTGTGTATGATTTTATGATCATGTTGATGACAGTATAGTGTGTATGATTTTATATGATGACAGTAATAGTGTGTATGATTTTATATGATGATGACAGTAATAGTGTGTATGATTTTATGATCATGTTGATGACAGTATAGTGTGTATGATTTTATATGATGATGACATTAATAGTGTGTATGATTTTATATGATGATGACGGTAATAGTGTGTATGATTTTATGATCATGATGATGACAGTGATAGTGTGTATGATTTTATGATCATGATGATGACAGTAATAGTGTGTATGATTTTATGATCATGTTGATGACAGTAATAGTGTGTATGATTTTATATGGTGATGAATAATATGCACATTAACAATAATGACAaatatctctcttttcctccctctgtctctccctccctttatctatctctccctctctctatccctgttttattttctctctctgtctcttcctgctccccatttatctctctctctctgttctctatccctctctctctccctccctcttcatgTGTTctgatctctctatctctccatcatgAATAGCAATGAGCCGCTAACCAGCAGCAACGTTTGTTTATGTAGCAGTCCACTTGACCCAACTGAttaccctgacacacacacacacacacacacacacacacacacacacacacacacacacacacacagacgttagtgaacgcacacagcacacagtgaacacacagtgaggtgaatcacacaataacccggagcagtgagctgccttcatacagcggcgctcggggagcagtgaggggttaggtgccttgctcaagggcacttcagccgtggactggtcggggatcgaaccggcaaccctccggttacaagccccaagccctaaccagtaggccacgcaCGCAGAGTGGAAGCTAAAAGTTGCAGCAGACACAACGCAAACAAAACACTTCAGTTATGTGCCTGATGTAgcttaaattaaatgaaattattACAATCACCACAGCAACACATCTCTACAATCACCACAGCAACAGCTCTCTACAATcaccaaaacaacacatctctacAATCACCACAGCAACAGCTCTCTACAATcaccaaaacaacacatctctacAATCACCACAGTAACACCTCTCTACAATCACCACAGCAACACCTCTCTATCACCACAGCAACACCTCTCTATCACCACAGCAACACATCTCTACAATCACCACAGCAACACATCTCTATCACCACAGCAACACCTCTCTACAATCACCACAGCAACACCTCTCTACAATCACCACAGCAACAGATCTCTGACAAACCATCACCATAACAATAGATCTCTGACAAACAATCACCACAGCAACAGATCTCTTATAGTTCTGCAACCACC belongs to Sardina pilchardus chromosome 16, fSarPil1.1, whole genome shotgun sequence and includes:
- the LOC134059994 gene encoding uncharacterized protein LOC134059994, whose translation is MGEDSSSGQLLYMLGMLLAVFSKSMSTSVVVRGGQTVQMNCSFSVKETGFTSVTWLRQSNRSAPVSIITVFYSQHETSTPTYHNGFSSQRFTCTLANSICVLEIRNVSVSDSGLYYCGYQPGDTMIYCNATYLTITASVEKTDTAPTEKAKEEGWFCSGVCGTVVLVLGVLSAVLNLVLVLLILTKRRAGQNTESRGQPHSPPAQAQDSDSLNYAALSFSGKKKKRSNFNLQPDNPHVIYAATR